The Streptomyces asoensis DNA window CGGCCGGAGCCGCGCCGAACACCTCGTACGCCATGGACAGTTCGAAGTGCAGCATCCCCTCGGTGAGGGCCAGCGCGACATCAGCCATGTCCGGAACTGTACGGGGTACGTCGTTCCGGACACTCACGCCGAGGCGCCCGCTCTTGCCAGGCTGTCCCCGTCAGGAAGCCGACCGGTACGGGGGAGCGCCATGGGACACGGACAACAGCACACGAACGCACACCGGCACGGACGCGGCGACGCGCGGCGCCGGGTGGTGACGGTGTTCGGCGCGTACGGGCACACCGGACGCTTCGTGGTGGCGCAGCTGCGGGCCCGCGGGTTCGTCCCGGTCCTCTCCGGCCGGGACGCAGGCAAGCTGCGGGAACTGGCGGCCTCCGCCCCGGGACTCGAGGCACGGCCGGCGTCGGTCGACGACCCCGCCTCGCTCGACCGCGCCCTGGACGGCGTCGACGCCGTGATCAACTGTGCCGGCCCCTTCGCCCTCACCGCCGCTCCGGTGATCGAGGCCGCGCTGCGCGCCGGGGTGCCGTACGTCGACGTGGCGGCCGAGATCGAGGCCAACCTCGACACGTTCACGCACTTCGCGGACCGGGCCGGCGCGCTGGGCGCGGTGGTCGTCCCCGCGATGGCCTTCTACGGCGGTCTCGGCGACCTGCTGGTCACCGCCGCGATGGGGGACTGGACGGCGGCCGACGAGGCGGACATCGCCTACGGGCTGAGCGGGTGGCGCCCCACCCCCGGCACCCGGGTCGCCGGGACCGTCTCCCGGGAGCGGCGGGGCGGCCGCCGCGTGCGCTTCACGGGAGGGCGGCTGACCTACCACGACGACGCGCCGACGCTCCTGAAGTGGGACTTTCCCGAGCCGACGGGCAGCAGGGAGGTCGTCGGCGAGTTCACGATGGCCGACGTGGTCACCGTCCCGAGCCATCTCGACGTGCCCGAGGTGCGCACCCACATGGCGAGGGAAGCGGCCGAGGAGCTCTCCGCCCCGGACACGGCGGCGCCGTCCGCCGCCGACGAGGACGGCCGGTCCGACCAGACCTTCGTGGTCGAAGCCGTCGTGCGCCGCGGCGGGACGCAACGGCGTGCCGTGGCGAGCGGCCGGGACATCTACGCCGTCAGCGCGCCGCTCGCGGTGGAGGCGGTCGACCGCATCCTCACGGGCCGCGTCCTCACGACCGGTGTCGCGTCCGCGGGCAGGATCTTCGACGCCGCCGACTTCCTGCGCGCGCTGGCCCCCCACATCTCCCTCGAACCGCCGGGCCGCCCTGCGTAGAGTGCGCGGGCGCGGAGGGGGTCCGCCGGGGTGCGGGCCACGCGGGCCACGCGGGCACGGGGCGTGGACAGGGAGCGGGACCGTCCCCTCTGAAGTTGTGCACTCCATTGACTGGCGAAAGGAATGTGCCCTACATTCGCGGACGCTTCGTCAGCGCACCGATCCCGCTCCGGGCCGTCCCCCGCCGCCCGCCCGCCCCCCACAAGGAGCCGCCCCATGCCTGCCGACACGCACCGGCGCACTCCCCGCACGCCGTCCCTCGGCTCCGACACACGCCGTCCGCACGGCACTTCGCCCCTCCTTCGCGCGCCCCGAGCGCCCCGAGCGCTCCGCGCTTCCCGCGCATCGCGCGCACGTCTGCGCATCGCGCTGACCGCGCTGGTGGCGCTGGCGTCCGCGACGCTCACCGCGCTCCCCTCGGAAGCCGCCGGGACGGCCTCATCGATCCCCTCGGCCCCTTCAGCCTCGTCCGCCTCGTCCGCCCTCGCCGGCACGGTCGAGCCGCGGGTCGCCGGTCGTCTCACCGGCACGCTCTCCGACGGCGCCACCTGGATCGCCGACGTCCCCGAGGACTGGAACGGCACCCTCCTGCTGTTCAGCCACGGCTTCGGTCCCACCGTCGCCCGCAACGCCCCCACGGACGCCGTACGCACCGAGTTGCTCGCCCGCGGTTATGCCATGGCCGGGTCGTCGTACGACCCGAACGGCTCGATGTGGGCCCTGGAAAGCGCCGAACGCGACCAGTTCGCCACGCTCGACGCCGTCGCCGCGCGGATCGGCGCACCCCGGCGCACGCTGGCCCTCGGCCAGTCCATGGGCGGCCTCGTCAACGCGCAGCTGGCCCGGGACGGCGGCGGGCGCATCGACGGCGCCCTCGGCCAGTGCGGACTCGTCGCGGGCGGCACCGACCTGGACAACTACCAGCTGGACGCCGAGTACACCGTCGCCCGCCTGCTCCTGCCGGGGCAGGACGTACCCCTCGTCCGGTTCGGCACCGCCGCCGAGGCCTCCGCCACCGCCGACCTCCTCACGCGGGCGGTCACCGCCGCCCAGGGCACCCCGCAGGGCCGCGCAAGGATCGCGCTGGCCGCCGCGTTCCTCAACCTGCCCGCCTGGGCGCCGGGGCAGGACCGGCCCGCCCCGGCCGACTGGGACGGACAGCAGAAGCAGCAGTACGCGTGGTTCGCCCAGGGCATCCTGAGCTTCGTCGAGGGCGGCCGCTACGCCGTCGAGCAGTCCGTCGGCGGCAACAACTCCTGGAACAAGGGCGTCGACTACGCGGACCTGCTCGCCGCCTCGCCGCACGCGCCGCAGGTCCGCGCCCTCTACCGGACCGCGGGCCTCGACCTGCGGGCCGACCTGCGCACCCTGACGGAAGGCGCCACGATCACCGCCGACCCCGCAGCCGTCCGCACCGCGCTGCGCACGTCGTCCGCGGGCCAGGGCCTCGAGGTGCCGCTGCTCGACATCCACACCACCGCCGACGACCTGGTCCCGGTGGAGCAGGAGAACCGCTTCGCCGCGCGGGTGCGCGCCGCCGGCGACGGCGCGCTGCTGCGGCAGGCCTACGTCGAGCGGCAGGGCCACTGCACGTTCACCACCGCCGAGACCGTGGCCGCCCTGCACGCGCTCGAACACCGCGTCAGCACCGGCCGCTGGGACGACGCGGCCACCGCGGGCGCCCTCCAGCGCTCCGCCACCGCGCTCGGCCTCGACGGCGCGGCCTACGTCC harbors:
- a CDS encoding saccharopine dehydrogenase family protein, yielding MGHGQQHTNAHRHGRGDARRRVVTVFGAYGHTGRFVVAQLRARGFVPVLSGRDAGKLRELAASAPGLEARPASVDDPASLDRALDGVDAVINCAGPFALTAAPVIEAALRAGVPYVDVAAEIEANLDTFTHFADRAGALGAVVVPAMAFYGGLGDLLVTAAMGDWTAADEADIAYGLSGWRPTPGTRVAGTVSRERRGGRRVRFTGGRLTYHDDAPTLLKWDFPEPTGSREVVGEFTMADVVTVPSHLDVPEVRTHMAREAAEELSAPDTAAPSAADEDGRSDQTFVVEAVVRRGGTQRRAVASGRDIYAVSAPLAVEAVDRILTGRVLTTGVASAGRIFDAADFLRALAPHISLEPPGRPA
- a CDS encoding alpha/beta hydrolase produces the protein MPADTHRRTPRTPSLGSDTRRPHGTSPLLRAPRAPRALRASRASRARLRIALTALVALASATLTALPSEAAGTASSIPSAPSASSASSALAGTVEPRVAGRLTGTLSDGATWIADVPEDWNGTLLLFSHGFGPTVARNAPTDAVRTELLARGYAMAGSSYDPNGSMWALESAERDQFATLDAVAARIGAPRRTLALGQSMGGLVNAQLARDGGGRIDGALGQCGLVAGGTDLDNYQLDAEYTVARLLLPGQDVPLVRFGTAAEASATADLLTRAVTAAQGTPQGRARIALAAAFLNLPAWAPGQDRPAPADWDGQQKQQYAWFAQGILSFVEGGRYAVEQSVGGNNSWNKGVDYADLLAASPHAPQVRALYRTAGLDLRADLRTLTEGATITADPAAVRTALRTSSAGQGLEVPLLDIHTTADDLVPVEQENRFAARVRAAGDGALLRQAYVERQGHCTFTTAETVAALHALEHRVSTGRWDDAATAGALQRSATALGLDGAAYVPYTPARLSVGRPSYAP